Proteins encoded together in one Coffea arabica cultivar ET-39 chromosome 2c, Coffea Arabica ET-39 HiFi, whole genome shotgun sequence window:
- the LOC113726024 gene encoding L-type lectin-domain containing receptor kinase VII.1 — protein MKNRPQILLPYLLFAILSIQSVLAIDFVYNSFNSSSISLYGNATIESHILTLTNETVFSIGRALYPAKIVTKQATSSYVLPFSTSFIFAMAPNKKYQPGHGIVFLFVPETGIEGTDAAQNLGLLNLTNNGLPGNHLFGVEFDVFKNEEFKDISDNHVGLDVNSLVSEVANDAGYWPDDGQPFKPLKMNDGKTYQVWIDYADSRVKVTMAPTGIKRPKQPLLNATLNLSQVFQDEMYVGFTSATGQLVESHKILAWSFSNTNFSLSDALISSGLPSFELPKDPIYKEKVFIAGMTVGLFILLLVGSLISVFLIKNSQRRKREREEMEDWELEYWPHRITYQEIEAATKNFSDENVIGVGGNGKVYRGIMPGGAAVAVKRISHQNSEGMREFISEISSLGRLKHRNLVGLRGWCKKEKGSFILVYDYMENGSLDKRIFGCDESKMLNCEDRLRIVKDVASALSYLHEGWEAKVLHRDIKASNVLLDKDMNARLGDFGLARLHDHGQVAATTMVVGTVGYMAPELVKNGRASTQTDVFGFGVLILEVICGRQPIEEGKPPLVDWAWELMRRGELLNATDERLRLEGKCDEEEVEKMMHLGLLCAHPDPSVRPTMRQVVKFFEGKTDADESDGEDMDVHLLQRMKSRDIWPNCSISIGSHPTFDEIRVDLSSSMSLSWSKSMVEGR, from the coding sequence ATGAAGAATCGACCACAAATTCTTCTTCCTTATCTTCTATTCGCAATTCTATCCATCCAATCAGTGTTAGCAATAGATTTTGTCTACAACAGCTTCAATTCTTCCAGTATATCCCTTTATGGCAACGCAACCATCGAATCTCACATCCTCACACTAACAAATGAAACAGTTTTCTCAATTGGTCGTGCTCTGTACCCTGCAAAGATTGTCACAAAGCAAGCGACTTCATCATATGTGCTTCCATTTTCGACATCTTTCATTTTTGCTATGGCTCCCAACAAGAAGTACCAGCCTGGTCATGGCATAGTTTTCTTGTTTGTACCAGAAACAGGTATTGAAGGCACCGACGCAGCTCAGAATTTAGGCCTGTTAAACTTGACAAATAATGGTCTTCCTGGTAACCATCTTTTTGGAGTTGAATTTGATGTGTTCAAGAATGAAGAATTCAAGGATATAAGTGATAATCATGTGGGATTAGATGTCAATTCACTTGTATCGGAAGTTGCTAATGATGCTGGCTACTGGCCTGATGATGGCCAGCCCTTCAAGCCACTGAAGATGAATGATGGCAAGACTTATCAAGTTTGGATTGATTATGCTGATTCTAGAGTTAAGGTGACCATGGCACCAACTGGGATCAAAAGGCCCAAACAGCCTTTGTTGAATGCAACGCTTAACCTTTCACAAGTTTTTCAAGATGAAATGTATGTTGGATTCACTTCAGCGACAGGGCAGCTGGTTGAAAGTCACAAGATTTTAGCTTGGAGTTTTAGTAATACGAATTTTTCGCTGAGTGATGCATTGATCTCAAGCGGTTTGCCGTCATTTGAGCTTCCCAAAGATCCAATTTATAAAGAAAAAGTGTTCATTGCAGGTATGACTGTTGGCCTTTTTATTTTACTGCTTGTTGGATCTTTAATTTCTGTCTTTTTGATCAAAAATAGTCagagaagaaagagggaaagagaagaaatggaagattgggAATTAGAGTATTGGCCTCATAGGATTACttatcaagaaattgaagctGCTACAAAGAATTTTTCTGATGAAAACGTTATTGGAGTTGGAGGTAATGGGAAAGTCTACAGAGGCATAATGCCAGGAGGGGCGGCCGTAGCAGTTAAGCGAATTTCTCACCAAAATAGTGAAgggatgagagaatttatatCAGAGATTTCGAGCTTAGGAAGGCTAAAGCATAGAAATTTGGTGGGATTGAGAGGCTGGTGTAAGAAGGAGAAAGGTAGCTTCATTTTGGTTTATGATTATATGGAAAATGGGAGCCTAGACAAGAGAATTTTTGGGTGTGATGAGAGTAAAATGTTGAATTGTGAAGACAGACTTAGGATTGTAAAGGATGTGGCTTCAGCACTCTCGTACTTACATGAGGGCTGGGAAGCTAAGGTGCTGCACAGGGATATTAAGGCCAGCAATGTTTTACTTGACAAAGACATGAATGCAAGATTAGGTGATTTTGGCTTGGCTAGACTGCATGATCATGGCCAAGTGGCTGCCACAACTATGGTTGTTGGGACGGTAGGGTACATGGCACCGGAGTTGGTCAAGAATGGCAGGGCATCGACACAAACAGATGTGTTTGGATTCGGAGTCTTGATCTTGGAAGTCATCTGTGGCAGACAACCAATAGAAGAAGGAAAGCCACCTCTTGTAGATTGGGCATGGGAGCTAATGAGACGAGGCGAATTGCTTAATGCCACGGATGAGAGATTAAGGTTGGAAGGGAAATGCGATGAAGAGGAAGTCGAAAAAATGATGCATTTAGGCTTGTTATGTGCGCACCCTGACCCTAGTGTCAGACCAACAATGAGACAGGTCGTGAAATTCTTTGAAGGAAAGACTGATGCAGATGAATCTGACGGTGAAGATATGGACGTACACCTTCTTCAGAGGATGAAATCAAGGGATATTTGGCCTAATTGCTCAATCAGTATTGGTTCACACCCCACATTTGACGAGATCAGAGTGGATTTGTCCTCTTCgatgtcactttcttggtccaaATCTATGGTGGAGGGTAGGTGA